The Sphingomicrobium sp. genome has a window encoding:
- the carB gene encoding carbamoyl-phosphate synthase large subunit: MPKRTDISSILIIGAGPIVIGQAAEFDYSGSQAVKALKEEGYRVIVVNSNPATIMTDPELADATYIEPITPGIVAKILEKERPDAVLPTMGGQTGLNTALALFKDGTLDRLGIELIGANAEAIEKAEDRQKFRDAMDKIGLESPRSAIVHTMEEAAEALETVGLPAVIRPSFTLGGTGGGIAYNRAEYEAIVRNGLDASPTTEVLIDECLVGWKEYEMEVVRDRADNAIIICSIENIDPMGVHTGDSITVAPALTLTDKEYQRMRSASIAVLREIGVETGGSNVQFAVDPKTGRMIVIEMNPRVSRSSALASKATGFPIAKVAAKLAVGYTLDEIRNDITGGATPASFEPTIDYVVTKIPRFAFEKFKGAEAALSTAMKSVGEVMAIGRSFSESLQKALRGLETGLTGLDRVRELEDADPATIESRLARQTPDRLLVAAEALRQGFTVERINEIAGFDPWFLKRLEEIVRAEEEVRLNGLPTDARGMRRLKAMGFSDARLAELALRSARIDRRMGEAVAAGGSGTVHSAVRAMTGGITESEVREHRLKLGVRPVYKRIDSCAAEFDAATPYMYSTYEAPLFGEAVDEAEVSDKRKVMILGGGPNRIGQGIEFDYCCCHAAFALGRDRGAQKGAGFEVIMVNCNPETVSTDPDTSDRLYFEPLTVEDVLEIVRREAEKGELLGVIVQLGGQTPLKLAAELQAAGVPILGTSPDSIDLAEDRERFAALVAKLDLKQPANGIARSREEALRVAERIGYPVLLRPSYVLGGRGMEVVDGPQQLEHYIATAVQVSGRSPVLIDRYLRDAIEVDVDAICDGKDVAVCGVLQHIEEAGVHSGDSACAIPPHSLDKRIVAEIERQTRALALALGVKGLMNVQFAVKDGEVYLIEVNPRASRTVPFVAKAAGRPIAKIAARVMAGEPLASFGEINEKLDYIAVKGPVFPFARFPGTDPVLGPEMKSTGEVMGIDRDFDIAFSKAMLGSGMILPQSGTAFVSVKDADKDNIIPAVQKMVELGFSIIATGGTAAHLQSKGLPVETVNKVAQGRPHIVDKLSDGDVDLVFNTTEGWQSLKDSHSIRATALAKKVPYFTTAAASLAAARSIEAVRGHALEVASLQSYYSASES, encoded by the coding sequence TTGCCGAAGCGTACCGACATCTCCTCCATCCTGATCATTGGCGCCGGGCCGATCGTCATCGGCCAGGCGGCGGAGTTCGATTATTCCGGGAGCCAGGCCGTCAAGGCGCTGAAGGAAGAGGGTTACCGGGTCATCGTCGTCAATTCGAACCCGGCGACGATCATGACCGACCCGGAGCTTGCCGACGCGACCTATATCGAGCCGATCACGCCTGGGATCGTCGCCAAGATCCTGGAGAAGGAGCGGCCCGATGCGGTGCTTCCGACGATGGGCGGGCAGACCGGGCTCAATACTGCTCTGGCGCTGTTCAAGGACGGCACGCTCGACCGGCTCGGCATCGAGCTGATCGGCGCCAATGCCGAGGCGATCGAGAAAGCCGAGGATCGGCAGAAATTCCGCGACGCGATGGACAAGATTGGGCTGGAAAGCCCGCGCTCGGCGATCGTCCATACGATGGAAGAAGCGGCCGAGGCGCTGGAGACGGTCGGGCTGCCGGCGGTGATCCGTCCGAGCTTCACGCTGGGCGGGACGGGTGGCGGCATTGCCTACAACCGCGCCGAATATGAAGCGATCGTGCGCAACGGGCTCGACGCATCGCCGACTACCGAAGTGCTGATCGACGAGTGCCTGGTCGGGTGGAAGGAATATGAGATGGAAGTCGTGCGCGACCGCGCCGACAACGCCATCATCATCTGCTCGATCGAGAATATCGACCCGATGGGGGTGCATACCGGCGACAGCATCACCGTCGCCCCGGCGCTGACGCTGACCGACAAGGAATATCAGCGCATGCGGTCGGCGAGCATTGCCGTGTTGCGCGAAATCGGCGTGGAAACAGGCGGTTCCAACGTCCAGTTCGCAGTCGATCCAAAAACCGGGCGGATGATCGTCATCGAGATGAACCCGCGCGTGTCGCGGTCTTCGGCGCTGGCGTCGAAGGCGACCGGCTTTCCGATTGCCAAGGTCGCGGCGAAGCTGGCGGTCGGCTACACGCTCGACGAGATCAGGAACGACATCACCGGCGGCGCGACGCCGGCGAGCTTCGAGCCGACCATCGATTACGTCGTGACCAAGATCCCGCGCTTCGCCTTCGAGAAGTTCAAGGGGGCGGAAGCGGCGCTGTCGACGGCGATGAAGTCGGTCGGCGAAGTGATGGCGATCGGCCGCAGCTTCTCGGAAAGCCTCCAGAAGGCGCTCCGCGGCCTGGAGACGGGGCTGACCGGGCTCGACCGCGTGCGCGAGCTCGAGGACGCCGATCCGGCGACGATCGAAAGCCGCCTGGCGCGGCAGACGCCCGACCGGCTGCTGGTCGCGGCCGAAGCGCTGCGCCAGGGGTTCACGGTCGAGCGGATCAACGAGATCGCCGGCTTCGACCCGTGGTTTTTGAAGCGCTTGGAAGAGATTGTTCGCGCCGAGGAGGAAGTGCGGCTGAACGGGCTGCCGACCGATGCACGCGGCATGCGGCGGCTCAAGGCCATGGGCTTTTCCGACGCGCGGCTTGCCGAGCTGGCGCTCCGCTCGGCGCGGATCGACCGCCGGATGGGCGAAGCGGTGGCGGCGGGCGGTTCCGGTACGGTGCACAGCGCGGTGCGGGCGATGACCGGCGGCATTACGGAAAGCGAGGTGCGCGAGCATCGGCTGAAGCTTGGCGTGCGGCCTGTGTACAAGAGGATCGACAGCTGCGCGGCCGAGTTCGATGCCGCAACGCCCTACATGTATTCGACCTATGAAGCGCCCTTGTTCGGCGAGGCCGTCGACGAGGCGGAGGTCTCGGACAAGCGCAAGGTGATGATCCTCGGCGGCGGGCCGAACCGGATCGGCCAGGGGATCGAGTTCGACTATTGCTGCTGCCACGCGGCCTTCGCGCTCGGCCGCGACCGAGGGGCGCAGAAGGGCGCCGGCTTCGAAGTCATCATGGTCAATTGCAATCCGGAGACGGTCTCGACCGACCCGGACACGTCCGACCGCCTCTATTTCGAACCGCTGACGGTCGAGGACGTACTGGAGATCGTCCGGCGCGAGGCTGAGAAGGGCGAGCTGCTGGGCGTGATCGTCCAGCTCGGCGGGCAGACGCCGCTGAAGCTGGCCGCGGAGCTGCAGGCGGCGGGCGTGCCGATCCTCGGCACTTCGCCCGACAGCATCGACCTGGCCGAGGACCGCGAGCGCTTCGCGGCCCTTGTCGCCAAGCTCGACCTCAAGCAGCCGGCGAACGGCATTGCGCGGAGCCGCGAGGAGGCGCTGCGGGTCGCCGAGCGGATCGGCTATCCGGTGCTGCTGCGTCCGAGCTACGTGCTTGGCGGGCGCGGCATGGAGGTGGTCGACGGGCCGCAGCAGCTCGAACATTATATCGCGACCGCAGTGCAGGTGTCCGGCCGCAGCCCGGTGCTGATCGACCGCTATCTCCGCGACGCGATCGAGGTCGACGTCGACGCCATTTGCGACGGCAAGGACGTGGCGGTGTGCGGCGTCCTCCAGCATATCGAGGAGGCGGGCGTCCATTCGGGCGACAGCGCTTGCGCGATCCCGCCGCACAGCCTCGACAAGAGGATCGTCGCCGAGATCGAGCGGCAGACGCGGGCGCTGGCCCTTGCGCTTGGCGTGAAGGGACTGATGAACGTCCAGTTCGCGGTCAAGGATGGCGAAGTCTATCTGATCGAGGTCAATCCGCGCGCCAGCCGGACGGTGCCGTTCGTCGCCAAGGCAGCGGGGCGCCCGATCGCCAAGATTGCTGCGCGAGTAATGGCGGGCGAGCCGCTGGCGAGCTTCGGCGAGATCAACGAGAAGCTCGACTATATTGCGGTCAAGGGGCCGGTCTTCCCGTTCGCGCGCTTCCCCGGTACCGATCCGGTGCTTGGACCGGAAATGAAGAGCACCGGCGAAGTGATGGGAATCGATCGGGATTTCGACATCGCCTTTTCCAAAGCGATGCTCGGCTCGGGGATGATCCTGCCGCAGAGCGGGACGGCGTTCGTGTCGGTCAAGGATGCCGACAAGGACAATATCATCCCGGCGGTGCAGAAGATGGTGGAGCTCGGCTTTTCGATCATCGCCACGGGCGGCACCGCGGCGCACCTGCAGTCGAAGGGGCTGCCCGTCGAGACGGTGAACAAGGTTGCGCAGGGGCGGCCGCACATCGTCGACAAGCTGTCGGACGGGGACGTGGATCTGGTGTTCAACACCACCGAAGGCTGGCAGTCGCTGAAGGACAGCCATTCGATCCGGGCGACCGCGCTGGCGAAGAAAGTGCCCTATTTCACGACGGCTGCGGCGAGCCTTGCGGCGGCCCGGTCGATCGAGGCGGTGCGGGGCCACGCGCTTGAAGTCGCGAGCCTGCAGTCCTATTATTCCGCCTCCGAAAGCTAG
- the greA gene encoding transcription elongation factor GreA, whose protein sequence is MASAEKVPMLEEGYRKLSDELKRLKTERPEIVEAIETARAHGDLSENAEYHAAKERQGQIEASIADLEDKLSRAMVIDPKSLSGDKVVFGATVTLIDEDDKTVRYQLVGLAEADANQGRISYNSPLGRALIGRQKGEDVEVSTPSGDRYYEIAKIEFI, encoded by the coding sequence ATGGCGAGCGCCGAAAAGGTACCGATGCTCGAAGAGGGCTACCGCAAGCTCAGCGACGAGCTGAAGCGGCTCAAGACCGAGCGGCCGGAAATCGTCGAGGCGATCGAGACGGCGCGCGCGCACGGCGACCTCAGCGAAAATGCCGAATATCATGCCGCCAAGGAGCGCCAGGGCCAGATCGAGGCGAGCATTGCCGACCTCGAGGACAAGCTCAGCCGGGCGATGGTCATCGATCCCAAGTCGCTGTCGGGCGACAAGGTCGTGTTCGGCGCCACGGTCACGCTGATCGACGAGGACGACAAGACCGTCCGGTACCAGCTCGTCGGCTTGGCGGAAGCGGACGCGAACCAGGGGCGGATCAGCTATAATTCGCCGCTCGGCCGGGCGCTGATCGGGCGCCAGAAGGGCGAGGACGTCGAAGTGTCGACGCCGTCCGGCGACCGCTATTACGAGATCGCCAAGATCGAATTCATCTAG
- a CDS encoding rhomboid family intramembrane serine protease, which produces MERLARNLTTIIAAVTALAWLFAVLAGYQEQAALALGFIPLRLSGGAVPWPAVPACLTPLTATLVHGGLLHLVFNLVVFLWCGAQVERVLGKSGLLTLYLVGAYAAALAQWATDPMNAVPMIGASGAISAVMGAFALSFGRAKQVTRSARLNRWINALWLLAAWVVLQLMMGFIAGGQGYLLATPAHIGGFVAGLLLQRPLLLWRYRTA; this is translated from the coding sequence GTGGAGCGCCTGGCCCGCAATCTCACGACCATCATCGCCGCGGTCACGGCGCTGGCGTGGCTGTTCGCGGTGCTTGCCGGCTATCAGGAGCAAGCGGCGCTGGCGCTCGGGTTCATCCCGCTTCGCCTGAGCGGCGGGGCGGTGCCCTGGCCGGCGGTGCCGGCATGCCTGACGCCGCTGACGGCGACGCTGGTCCATGGCGGCCTGCTGCACCTGGTCTTCAACCTCGTCGTGTTCCTGTGGTGCGGGGCGCAGGTCGAGCGAGTGCTCGGCAAGTCCGGGCTGCTGACGCTGTACCTGGTCGGCGCCTATGCGGCCGCGCTGGCGCAATGGGCGACCGACCCAATGAACGCGGTGCCAATGATCGGCGCGAGCGGTGCGATCAGCGCCGTGATGGGCGCCTTTGCGCTCAGCTTCGGGCGAGCGAAGCAGGTCACGCGCTCGGCGCGGCTCAACCGGTGGATCAATGCCCTCTGGCTGCTTGCCGCCTGGGTCGTGCTCCAGCTGATGATGGGCTTCATCGCCGGCGGGCAGGGCTATCTGCTCGCCACGCCGGCACATATCGGCGGGTTCGTCGCCGGGCTGCTGCTTCAGCGGCCCCTGCTGCTGTGGCGGTATCGGACGGCTTAG
- a CDS encoding DUF4170 domain-containing protein produces the protein MSKLHLVFGGRVKDPRGLDFDMGTIDMVGLYDSYSAAEDAWRSAAQRTVDDAEMKYVVVHLHRLLEPDLEGGVGGIARPK, from the coding sequence ATGAGCAAGCTTCACCTCGTCTTCGGCGGGCGCGTCAAGGATCCGCGCGGCCTCGACTTCGACATGGGCACGATCGACATGGTCGGCCTGTACGACAGCTATTCGGCCGCCGAGGATGCCTGGCGCAGCGCCGCCCAGCGCACCGTCGACGATGCCGAGATGAAATATGTCGTCGTCCACCTTCACCGGCTCCTCGAGCCGGACCTCGAAGGCGGCGTCGGCGGCATCGCCCGCCCGAAGTAA
- a CDS encoding DUF3618 domain-containing protein gives MTDTPEITAARIEVERRRARLMAVAHELQGRLAPSTLARNTWQGAKEKGADLAEDAVDAVKARPLTATGVVAAITMFLAREPLINLAGKLVGSGKDKPAKTKSKARKAAPEDKKTETV, from the coding sequence ATGACCGATACGCCGGAAATCACCGCCGCGCGGATCGAGGTGGAGCGCCGCCGGGCGCGGCTGATGGCCGTCGCGCACGAGCTGCAGGGCCGCCTGGCTCCCAGCACCCTCGCCAGGAACACCTGGCAGGGCGCGAAGGAGAAAGGCGCCGATCTCGCCGAAGATGCGGTCGACGCCGTCAAGGCGCGGCCGCTGACGGCCACCGGCGTGGTGGCTGCGATCACCATGTTCCTCGCGCGCGAACCGCTGATCAACCTCGCCGGCAAGCTCGTCGGCAGCGGCAAGGACAAGCCTGCGAAAACCAAGTCGAAGGCGCGCAAGGCCGCGCCTGAGGACAAGAAGACGGAGACTGTTTGA
- a CDS encoding phage holin family protein, which yields MRKPAEPTPSERPIGELVHELVEEGKAYARAEAGLAKTIAAAKAKALALPTALFGVALFIGMAALNALAVGLVLALARFIGPLAAGVAGMLILAAIAGGLVWWGVERLKRTL from the coding sequence ATGCGCAAACCGGCGGAGCCGACGCCGTCGGAGCGCCCGATCGGCGAGCTCGTTCATGAGCTCGTCGAGGAAGGGAAAGCCTATGCCCGGGCCGAGGCTGGTCTCGCAAAGACCATCGCCGCGGCCAAGGCGAAGGCGCTTGCGCTGCCGACGGCGCTGTTCGGGGTCGCGCTCTTCATCGGCATGGCGGCGCTCAATGCGCTCGCTGTCGGCCTCGTCCTGGCGCTTGCACGGTTCATCGGCCCGCTCGCCGCGGGAGTCGCGGGGATGCTGATCCTTGCGGCGATCGCCGGCGGCCTGGTTTGGTGGGGCGTCGAGCGGCTGAAGCGGACCTTATGA
- the eno gene encoding phosphopyruvate hydratase, with translation MTAIIDVHARQILDSRGNPTVEVDVTLEDGSMGRAAVPSGASTGAHEAVELRDGDKSRWGGKGVGKAVEAVNGEIAEAIIGLEAEDQAGIDAEMIALDGSDNKGRLGANAILGVSLATAKAAADAIGLPLYRYVGGVDAATLPVPMMNILNGGAHADNPIDFQEFMVMPVGAPSFAEALRCGSEIFHALKSALHQQGWSTGVGDEGGFAPDIASTREALDFIIQAIESAGYSAGKNVLIALDPAATEFFKDGTYVLSGEDKVLSPEQMVDYLAGLIADYPIASIEDGLAEDDMAGWKLATERLGSKVQLVGDDLFVTNVRRLEQGINDGLANSILIKVNQIGTLSETIAAVRMAQRNSYTAVMSHRSGETEDSTIADLAVALGCGQIKTGSLARSDRTAKYNQLLRIEEELGDGAHYPGAAAIRAYRSN, from the coding sequence ATGACTGCCATTATCGACGTCCACGCTCGCCAGATCCTCGACAGCCGCGGCAACCCGACGGTCGAAGTCGACGTCACGCTTGAAGACGGAAGCATGGGCCGTGCGGCCGTGCCGTCGGGCGCGTCGACCGGCGCGCATGAGGCCGTCGAGCTTCGCGACGGCGACAAGAGCCGGTGGGGCGGCAAGGGCGTCGGCAAGGCCGTCGAGGCCGTGAACGGCGAGATCGCCGAAGCGATCATCGGCCTGGAAGCCGAGGACCAGGCCGGCATCGACGCGGAGATGATCGCGCTCGACGGCAGCGACAACAAGGGCCGGCTGGGCGCCAATGCGATCCTCGGCGTCAGCCTCGCCACGGCCAAGGCTGCTGCCGACGCGATCGGCCTGCCGCTCTACCGCTATGTCGGGGGCGTCGATGCGGCGACCCTGCCGGTGCCGATGATGAACATCCTGAACGGCGGCGCGCATGCCGACAATCCGATCGATTTCCAGGAGTTCATGGTGATGCCGGTCGGTGCGCCGAGCTTCGCCGAAGCGCTGCGTTGCGGTTCCGAGATCTTTCACGCGCTGAAAAGTGCGCTCCACCAGCAAGGCTGGTCGACGGGCGTCGGCGACGAGGGCGGCTTCGCACCCGATATCGCATCAACGCGCGAAGCCCTGGATTTCATTATCCAAGCGATTGAGAGCGCCGGTTATTCCGCAGGCAAGAATGTCCTGATCGCGCTCGACCCGGCAGCGACCGAATTCTTCAAGGACGGCACTTACGTGCTCTCCGGTGAGGACAAGGTGCTTAGCCCGGAGCAGATGGTCGATTACCTGGCTGGGCTGATTGCCGATTATCCGATCGCCTCCATCGAGGATGGGCTTGCCGAGGATGATATGGCCGGCTGGAAGTTGGCGACCGAGCGGCTCGGCAGCAAAGTGCAATTGGTTGGCGACGACCTCTTCGTGACCAACGTCAGGCGTCTCGAGCAGGGGATCAATGACGGCCTCGCCAACTCCATCCTCATCAAGGTCAACCAGATCGGGACGTTGAGCGAGACGATTGCAGCCGTCAGAATGGCGCAGCGGAACAGCTACACGGCGGTCATGTCGCACCGGTCGGGGGAGACCGAGGATTCGACAATCGCCGACCTCGCGGTCGCGCTCGGCTGCGGGCAGATCAAGACCGGCAGCCTTGCGCGTTCGGACCGCACCGCGAAGTACAACCAGCTGCTGCGCATCGAGGAAGAGCTGGGCGACGGCGCGCACTATCCGGGTGCGGCTGCGATCCGGGCGTATCGCTCAAACTGA
- a CDS encoding septum formation initiator family protein codes for MIRRSAMPALALIVVGTFAGHAVAGPNGILAWGGYHRALKERQAELAQLEAQKAQLKHRSQLLDPRKADPDMADELVRKDLGLVRADEVIVPLN; via the coding sequence ATGATCAGGCGTTCGGCGATGCCGGCGCTGGCGTTGATCGTCGTCGGCACCTTTGCCGGTCACGCGGTTGCCGGGCCGAACGGCATCCTCGCCTGGGGCGGCTATCACCGGGCGCTCAAGGAGCGGCAGGCTGAGCTTGCGCAGCTCGAGGCGCAGAAGGCGCAGCTGAAGCATCGCTCGCAGCTGCTCGACCCGCGCAAGGCCGACCCGGACATGGCCGACGAGCTGGTGCGCAAGGACCTCGGCCTAGTGCGCGCCGACGAGGTGATCGTCCCCCTCAACTAA